The following proteins are encoded in a genomic region of Candidatus Binataceae bacterium:
- a CDS encoding carbon starvation CstA family protein, with translation MKASRILIWAAVAALGAGGLAYIALARGEDRPSALWFVIAAVCVYAVGYRFYSGFIARRVLELDDSHPTPAVRLNNGRDYVPTPRWITFGHHFAAIAGPGPLVGPVLAAQFGYLPSTLWIVIGAVLGGCVQDFVILGYSLKRDGRSLGKMARDEIGPVGGLVALGGVLLIMVILIAVLGLVVINAMKQSTWATSTVAATVPIAMLVGIYMTYLRPGRILEASVLGVALIAAAVLGGRYVEGFSWGHYFAMDAPHLAVWIIAYGFMASVLPIWLLLAPRDYLSAFIKIGTILALAAGIVAMHPPTLMPALTRFTDGSGPVFGGKVFPFAFITVACGAISGFHSLIASGTTPKMLEREGDARMVGYGCMLMESFVAVMAMIAAIIIKPGIYFAVNAPAGVVGTGIAACEKISAWGFAITDQEMRALAASIGEQTLYARTGGAPSLAVGMAHIFAHSLGGGAVIALWYHFAIMFEALFILSTLDAGTRVARFMLQDLLGQVHPSLGDAGSYLNIVATSALIVAAWGYFLYFGTIDPLGGINSLWPLFGIANQMLATIALCVATSAMMRQGKSRYAWVTLTPLCWLVSVTMTAGLEKIFSSAPNVGFLAHAAQLAAEQALPTTSAARSATITRLVWNDRIDTAMTFIFIAVVIVILTDSARVWLRLTLARRAGAPAEPVAA, from the coding sequence TTGAAGGCATCACGAATCCTTATCTGGGCCGCGGTGGCCGCGTTGGGCGCGGGCGGCCTTGCCTATATCGCGCTCGCGCGCGGCGAGGATCGTCCGAGCGCGCTTTGGTTCGTGATCGCCGCGGTCTGTGTCTATGCCGTCGGCTACCGCTTCTATTCGGGATTCATCGCCCGCCGGGTGCTCGAACTCGACGATTCACATCCGACACCCGCCGTCCGCCTTAACAACGGCCGTGACTACGTGCCGACGCCGCGCTGGATCACCTTCGGCCATCACTTTGCCGCCATCGCGGGTCCCGGCCCGCTGGTCGGCCCGGTGCTCGCGGCGCAATTCGGGTACCTGCCGTCCACGCTCTGGATCGTAATCGGCGCGGTGCTCGGCGGATGCGTGCAGGATTTCGTAATCCTCGGCTACTCGCTCAAGCGTGACGGCCGCTCGCTCGGCAAGATGGCGCGTGACGAGATCGGCCCGGTCGGCGGCCTCGTGGCGCTCGGCGGAGTGCTGCTGATCATGGTCATCCTGATCGCCGTCCTCGGCCTGGTGGTGATCAACGCGATGAAGCAGAGCACGTGGGCGACCTCGACCGTCGCCGCGACCGTGCCGATCGCGATGCTGGTCGGCATATACATGACGTATTTGCGCCCCGGCCGAATCCTCGAGGCGTCGGTGCTCGGCGTCGCGCTGATCGCGGCGGCGGTGCTCGGCGGACGCTACGTCGAGGGGTTCAGCTGGGGCCACTACTTCGCGATGGACGCACCGCATCTCGCGGTATGGATCATCGCGTACGGTTTCATGGCTTCAGTGCTGCCGATATGGCTGTTGCTCGCGCCGCGCGACTATCTTTCGGCCTTCATCAAGATCGGCACGATCCTCGCGCTGGCGGCCGGGATCGTCGCGATGCATCCGCCGACCCTGATGCCCGCGCTGACCCGCTTTACCGACGGCAGCGGGCCGGTTTTCGGGGGCAAGGTTTTCCCCTTCGCCTTCATCACGGTCGCCTGCGGCGCGATCTCGGGCTTCCATTCGCTGATCGCCTCGGGCACCACGCCCAAGATGCTCGAGCGCGAGGGCGATGCGCGGATGGTGGGTTACGGATGCATGCTGATGGAGTCGTTCGTGGCCGTGATGGCGATGATCGCGGCGATTATCATCAAGCCCGGCATCTACTTCGCGGTCAACGCGCCGGCCGGCGTGGTCGGCACGGGGATCGCCGCCTGCGAAAAGATTTCGGCGTGGGGCTTCGCCATCACCGACCAGGAGATGCGCGCGCTCGCGGCCTCGATCGGCGAGCAAACGCTCTACGCGCGCACTGGCGGCGCGCCATCGCTGGCGGTCGGGATGGCGCATATCTTCGCGCATTCGCTCGGTGGCGGCGCGGTAATCGCGCTCTGGTACCACTTTGCGATCATGTTTGAGGCGCTGTTTATCCTGAGCACGCTCGACGCCGGCACACGCGTCGCGCGATTCATGCTCCAGGACCTGCTCGGCCAGGTCCACCCGTCGCTCGGCGACGCCGGCTCGTACCTGAACATCGTAGCGACCTCGGCGTTGATCGTCGCGGCGTGGGGTTATTTTCTCTACTTCGGCACGATCGATCCGCTGGGCGGCATCAATTCACTATGGCCGCTGTTCGGGATCGCGAACCAGATGCTGGCGACGATCGCGCTCTGCGTCGCAACTTCGGCGATGATGCGCCAGGGCAAGAGCCGCTACGCCTGGGTCACGCTGACTCCGCTTTGCTGGCTGGTGTCGGTCACGATGACGGCCGGGCTGGAGAAAATCTTCAGTTCCGCGCCCAACGTCGGTTTTCTCGCTCACGCCGCGCAACTCGCGGCCGAGCAGGCACTGCCCACGACCAGCGCCGCGCGCTCGGCAACGATCACACGCCTGGTCTGGAACGATCGGATCGACACCGCGATGACTTTCATCTTTATTGCGGTCGTGATCGTGATTCTTACCGACTCGGCGCGCGTCTGGCTCCGGCTCACGCTTGCACGGCGCGCCGGAGCGCCGGCCGAGCCCGTCGCTGCGTGA
- the tatA gene encoding twin-arginine translocase TatA/TatE family subunit — MDIFAPSHLLVLLVIILIIFGPSKLGDVGGALGKAIKDFKRAMNEPEPSSQQAQKTAETKPPVEATPVKPS; from the coding sequence ATGGATATTTTCGCACCTTCTCATTTGTTGGTTCTGCTGGTGATCATCCTGATCATTTTCGGCCCGAGTAAGCTCGGCGACGTGGGCGGCGCGCTCGGCAAGGCGATCAAGGACTTCAAGCGCGCGATGAACGAGCCCGAGCCGTCAAGCCAGCAGGCGCAAAAGACCGCCGAGACCAAACCCCCGGTCGAAGCAACTCCGGTCAAGCCGTCCTGA
- a CDS encoding sigma-54 dependent transcriptional regulator, translating to MNETDPLIPDTLAGHERPAPAPQRGPYHVLVVEDEDLMRSIIAQLLRSEGYTVFEAHAAEVALGIFEREKIDLAIIDVNLGGGSGLDLLSRVRALDSEVMGIIVTAYPSVESAVHALHEGAYDYITKPFANDHLKAVVRNALAQKALFQENRFLRRELREKYRFENIIGKSDAIEQVFRVMEKVARTDSSVLITGESGTGKELVARALHFSSERAHARFLPINCGALPENLLESELFGYKRGAFTGAAQDKVGLLKAADKGTMLFDEIGEMPLALQVKLLRAFQERECYPLGSNDPVSFDVRVICATNRDLEREAKEGRFREELLYRINVINIALPALRERRDDIPLLANHFLRKYEKQLGRSSMRFSKGAMRVMVGYAWPGNVRELENSVERAAILAETDVIHAHDLPEKLNDKSAAPPASSDGAGMTLEELEREHIRRVLVRVQGDKVRAAEALGIHLSTLYRKVQRYRLESVGTGEDAARLATPARSAPTGR from the coding sequence CCCGGCGCCCGCCCCCCAGCGCGGCCCGTACCACGTGCTGGTGGTCGAAGACGAAGACCTGATGCGCTCGATCATCGCGCAGCTCTTGCGCAGCGAGGGCTACACGGTCTTCGAGGCGCACGCCGCCGAGGTCGCGCTCGGCATCTTCGAGCGCGAAAAGATCGACCTCGCGATAATCGACGTCAACCTGGGCGGCGGCAGCGGCCTCGATCTCCTGAGCCGCGTGCGCGCGCTCGACTCTGAAGTGATGGGCATCATCGTGACCGCCTACCCGAGCGTCGAGTCCGCCGTGCACGCGCTCCACGAGGGCGCCTACGATTACATCACCAAGCCTTTCGCCAACGACCATCTCAAGGCCGTGGTGCGCAACGCGCTGGCGCAAAAGGCGCTGTTCCAGGAAAACCGCTTCCTGCGCCGCGAGCTGCGCGAGAAGTATCGCTTCGAAAACATCATCGGCAAAAGCGACGCGATCGAGCAGGTCTTCCGCGTCATGGAGAAGGTCGCGCGTACCGACTCGAGCGTGCTCATCACGGGCGAATCGGGCACCGGCAAGGAGCTGGTGGCACGCGCGCTGCATTTCAGCTCCGAGCGCGCACACGCCCGCTTCCTCCCGATCAACTGTGGCGCGCTGCCCGAGAATCTGCTCGAGAGCGAACTCTTCGGTTACAAGCGCGGCGCGTTCACCGGAGCTGCGCAGGACAAGGTGGGCCTGCTCAAGGCGGCGGACAAGGGCACGATGCTCTTCGACGAGATCGGCGAGATGCCGCTTGCGCTGCAGGTCAAGCTGCTGCGCGCCTTCCAGGAGCGCGAATGCTACCCGCTCGGCTCCAACGATCCGGTGAGCTTCGACGTGCGGGTTATTTGCGCGACCAATCGCGACCTCGAGCGCGAAGCCAAGGAGGGCCGCTTCCGTGAGGAGCTGCTCTACCGCATCAACGTGATCAATATCGCCCTGCCCGCGCTGCGCGAGCGCCGCGACGACATTCCGCTGCTCGCCAACCATTTCCTGCGCAAGTATGAGAAGCAGCTCGGGCGTTCATCGATGCGCTTTTCCAAGGGCGCGATGCGCGTGATGGTCGGCTATGCGTGGCCGGGCAACGTGCGCGAACTCGAAAACAGCGTCGAGCGCGCCGCTATCCTGGCCGAGACTGACGTCATCCATGCCCACGACCTGCCGGAGAAGCTCAACGACAAGTCGGCGGCGCCGCCGGCCTCGAGCGACGGCGCCGGCATGACGCTGGAAGAACTCGAGCGAGAGCATATCCGGCGGGTGCTGGTGCGCGTCCAGGGCGACAAGGTTCGTGCCGCCGAGGCGCTGGGCATACACCTTTCAACGCTGTACCGCAAGGTCCAGCGCTACCGGCTGGAAAGCGTGGGCACGGGCGAAGATGCGGCGCGATTGGCCACTCCTGCGCGCAGCGCGCCAACCGGCCGGTAG